In a single window of the Terriglobus roseus genome:
- a CDS encoding cold-shock protein yields MEQGTVKWFNDAKGFGFLSRANGEDVFVHHTAIQSNGFRSLQEGQNVTFNVVKGPKGWQAENVTAA; encoded by the coding sequence ATGGAACAGGGAACAGTGAAGTGGTTCAACGATGCTAAGGGATTTGGATTTCTGAGCCGCGCCAATGGTGAGGACGTTTTCGTCCACCACACCGCGATCCAGAGCAACGGCTTCCGTTCGCTGCAGGAAGGTCAGAACGTGACCTTCAATGTAGTCAAGGGACCCAAGGGCTGGCAGGCTGAGAACGTCACCGCTGCGTAA